GAAAGAGATTATTTCTTGGTTTAAGAAGAATAAACGAGATCTTCCATGGCGCAAGACTGACACATGGGGCGTTTTAGTTTCAGAATTTATGTTGCAGCAAACTCCGGTCAATCGAGTGCTCCCTGTTTATATCGAGTGGATGAAACGCTGGCCAACTCCCGCACTGCTTGCCAAAGCAACTCCTGCGCAAGTAATTACTGCATGGGGTCGCCTTGGTTACCCACGTCGTGCACTGCGATTGCATGAATGTGCAAAGGTGATTACTACCCAATACAAGGGAGTTATTCCACGAGAGGAATCAGAGCTGCGCAAGCTTCCCGGCATCGGTGAATACACAGCAGCTGCCTTGGTCGCCTTTGCATTTAGTGGGCGCTCACTCGTACTCGATATCAATATCCGAAGGCTCTTTGCTCGCATTATTGATGGAGTTGAATCCCCCAAGCTCTCTGCCACAAAGGATGAGAAATCACGCTATGAAGAACTCATTCCAAAGAAAGATCCGCATTTATGGGCAGCTGCCACGATGGAGCTCGGTGCACTGGTGTGCACATCACAATCGCCTAAGTGCGGAATCTGCCCAGTGGCACACGAGTGCACATGGCGCAGTCTTGATTATCCAAAATCAGATCTCATAAAGCGCACGCAGAGTTGGCATGGAACTGATCGCCAATGTCGCGGAACTGTTGTGCAGGCGCTGCGTGAGAATGATGTGCTCACCAAAGCTCAGATATCACAGCTGTGGGATGTTCCATCACAGCTCGAGAAAGCCTTACTGACGCTTCTCGATGATGGACTTATCGAATCTCGCGGCAAGAATAAATATTCACTGCCAAGAAATTAATTTAGGCAGTAGGTGCTTCCGCTAGATCCCCAGGGCTATCAGGTGATGAAACCTTGGGTGAGCCTGTAAAGGTGAATTTCGCATCTGCATCAACACCTTCAACATCGACCACAATGATTTCACCAGCCTTAAGCTCGTTAAACAAGATGCGCTCTGAAAGTGAATCTTCAATCTCACGTTGAATGACGCGACGCAATGGACGCGCACCAAGGAGTGGGTCATAACCACGCAGAGCAAGGAGATCCTTAGCAGCCTGTGTGAGTTCGATTCCCATGTCCTTAGCCTTCAAACGCTCATCAAGGTTAGCAATCATGAGATCCACGATGTGAATAATCTGTTCTCTCGTGAGCTGGTGGAAGACGATGACATCATCGATGCGGTTAAGAAATTCTGGGCGGAAGTGGTTCTTGAGTTCATCTTGAACCTTGCCCTTCATGCGATCGTAATTCGTTAAATCATCATCAGCGTTGGAGAAGCCAAGCCCAAGTGACTTAGAGATATCGCGTGTTCCAAGGTTGGTTGTCATGATGATGACAGTGTTCTTAAAGTCGACTGTGCGACCTTGTGAATCTGTCAGGCGACCATCTTCAAGAACCTGAAGAAGTGAGTTAAAGATATCTGGGTGTGCCTTTTCGATCTCATCAAAGAGAACAACAGAGAATGGACGACGACGAACCTTCTCAGTCAGCTGTCCACCTTCGTCATAGCCGACATAGCCTGGAGGTGCACCGAATAGACGTGAGGCTGTGTGGCGCTCTGAATATTCAGACATATCAAGTTGAATCAACGCTGTCTCATCACCAAAGAGGAATGAGGCAAGTGTGCGTGAGAGTTCAGTCTTACCAACGCCTGAAGGGCCAGCGAAGATAAATGATCCACCAGGGCGCTTAGGATCTTTTAGACCTGCACGAGTACGGCGGATTGCTTGTGACAGAGCCTTAATCGCTTGATCTTGACCAATAACGCGGCGGTGAAGTTCATCTTCCATGCGAAGAAGACGCGCAGTCTCTTCTTCAGTCAACTTAAATACTGGAATACCCGTTGATGCTGAAAGCACCTGAGCGATGAGTTCTTCATCGACTTCAGTGACCTTATCGAGATCGGTTGCCTTCCAATTCTTTTCTGCTTCTTGCTTCTCTTGGATAAGAGTCTTCTCCTTATCGCGAAGAGTTGCAGCACCTTCAAAATCTTGTCCATCGATTGCAGATTCCTTAGCTTTGCGAGCATCAGCGATCTTGTCATCGAATGCGCGAAGTTCAGCAGGTGCTGTCATGCGCTTTATGCGAAGACGTGAGCCTGCCTCATCAATAAGGTCAATTGCCTTATCGGGAAGGAAGCGATCTGAGACATAACGGTCTGCAAGATTTGCAGCTGCAGCCAGTGCGCCATCTGTGATGGAGACACGGTGGTGTGTTTCATAACGATCGCGAAGACCCTTAAGAATTTCGATGGTGTGAGCCACAGATGGCTCCTTCACCTGAATAGGTTGGAAACGACGCTCAAGTGCTGCATCTTTTTCAATGTGCTTGCGGTACTCATCAAGAGTTGTTGCACCAATTGTCTGGAGCTCACCGCGAGCAAGCATCGGCTTTAAAATGCTTGCTGCATCAATAGCACCTTCAGCTGCTCCTGCGCCAACGAGTGTGTGAATTTCATCGATAAAGATAATGATGTCACCGCGAGTTTTAATCTCTTTAAGAACCTTCTTCAAACGCTCTTCAAAATCTCCACGGTAGCGAGAGCCAGCAACGAGTGCACCTAAATCAAGTGAGTAGAGCTGCTTATCTTTGAGTGTTTCAGGAACATCGTTCTTAGCAATAGCTTGGGCAAGACCTTCAACAACTGCAGTCTTTCCAACACCTGGCTCACCAATAAGAACTGGGTTGTTCTTTGTGCGACGAGAGAGAACCTGCATTACGCGTTCGATCTCTAATTCACGACCAATAACAGGATCGAGCTTTCCTTCACGAGCAGCTGCTGTGAGGTTGCGACCGAATTGATCAAGGACGAGTGATGTTGATGGAGTTCCTTCTGCAGGACCACCTTGTGCAACGGTCTCTTTTCCTTGATATCCGGAAAGTAATTGAATAACTTGTTGGCGCACGCGATTGAGATCTGCGCCAAGCTTTACGAGAACTTGAGCTGCAACGCCTTCGCCTTCGCGAATAAGTCCAAGAAGAATATGTTCTGTGCCGATGTAGTTGTGGCCAAGTTGTAGCGCTTCACGAAGTGAAAGTTCAAGAACTTTCTTTGCACGTGGAGTAAATGGAATGTGGCCACTTGGTGCTTGCTGTCCTTGACCAATGATTTCTTCCACTTGAGCGCGAACGCCTTCAAGTGAGATGCCGAGAGATTCAAGACCCTTTGCAGCAACGCCTTCACCTTCGTGGATAAGACCGAGGAGGATGTGTTCTGTGCCGATGTAGTTGTGGTTGAGCATGCGTGCTTCTTCTTGAGCTAGGACAACAACGCGTCGAGCTCGATCGGTAAAGCGCTCAAACATGGGCATTACTCCTTCTACTTAATTCAACGAACTATCGGTAAGCCTATAACCCAGCGTGGGCAAGGCGCGAGGTGGAATGGCTATATGTCATAGAACCCCAGATATGGGGTCGATATTCCCGCCAGAGGCTAGAGATTGAGGAGCATGCGGGTATTGCCCAGGGTATTGGGCTTTACCGACTCGAGATCAAGGAATTCGGCAACACCTGCGTCATAGGAGCGCAGGAGCTGCTGATAGACATCGGAATCCACAGGTGTGCCATGAATTTCAACAAAACCGTGGCGACTAAAGAACTCTGTTTGAAAAGTGAGACAGAAAATTCTCTCCACACCAATCTCGCGGGCACGTTCAATAATGCGCTCCATCAATTTGTTGCCAATACCTTGCTTATGCAAACTCTCTTTCACAGCAACTGTGCGAACTTCAGCCAAATCTTCCCAGAGTGTGTGGAGTGCTCCGCATCCCACAACTTTTCCATCAAGTTCTGCAACAGTAAATTCCTGCACGCCTTCATAAAGTGTCACCGTCTCTTTTGCCAGCATCTGACCTGGGGCGGCATAGGAATCAACGAGTTCGCGGATTGCCTTCACATCACTTGTCTTAGCAGGACGAATAACAAGCATTCTTAATCTGCTTCAGGTTTTACGAGTGGGAACAAAATAGTTTCACGGATTCCAAGACCAGTCAGCGCCATGAGAAGTCGGTCAACGCCCATTCCCATTCCGCCCATAGGTGGCATTCCAAATTCCATAGCACGTAAGAAATCTTCATCGACCTGCATCGCTTCAAGATCGCCCTTAGCTCCAAGCTGTGCTTGTTCAATCAGACGCTCGCGTTGAATCACTGGGTCAATAAGTTCTGAGTATCCGGTTGCAAGTTCAAAGCCATCAACATAGAGATCCCATTTTTCAACAACTCCAGGAGTTTCGCGATGTGCACGAACAAGTGGAGAAGTATCAACTGGGTATCCCATAACAAATGTTGGCTCTACCAATTTATCTTGAGCAACATGCTCAAAGATCTCTTCGGCGAGCTTGCCTGTTACCCACTTTGGGTCAATCTTCATACCGAGTTTTGTTGCATACTTCTTCAGCTCATCGATGGAAGTAAGCGCTGTTACCTGCTCGCCTACTCCTTCAGAGATTGCGTCATAGAGTGAGATCTCTTTCCATGTGCCACCAAGATCTGCTTGGCGACCATCGTGATGTGTCACCACATGTGAACCAGCAACTGCCATGGCTGCATTTTGAATAAGAGAACGTGTGACATCAGCAATAGAGCGCCAATCGCCATAGGCCATGTATGACTCGACCATTGCAAACTCTGGTGAGTGTGAAGAATCTGCGCCTTCATTACGGAAATTACGATTGATTTCAAAGACGCGCTCAATGCCACCGACAACGCAACGCTTTAGGAAAAGCTCAGGTGCAATACGCATGTAGAGATCCATATCGTATGCATTACTAAATGTCTTAAATGGACGAGCAGTAGCTCCACCATGCATCACCTGAAGCATGGGTGTCTCTACCTCAATAAAGCTTTCACTATTAAATGTCTCTCGCAATGAACGCATC
The genomic region above belongs to Candidatus Planktophila dulcis and contains:
- the lysS gene encoding lysine--tRNA ligase → MTTDNSPATEDDLPEQLRIRREKRASLIERGIEPYPVAVARTKSLKEVRDKYTDLAVDVATGDIESLTGRIIFKRDTGKLCFATLREGDGTELQAMLSLDQVGQDQLDAWKSDIDLGDMVSVTGEIITSKRGELSILATSWALASKSLRPLPNDHKPMSEETRVRMRYVDLIVRPEARAAARMRPAVMRSLRETFNSESFIEVETPMLQVMHGGATARPFKTFSNAYDMDLYMRIAPELFLKRCVVGGIERVFEINRNFRNEGADSSHSPEFAMVESYMAYGDWRSIADVTRSLIQNAAMAVAGSHVVTHHDGRQADLGGTWKEISLYDAISEGVGEQVTALTSIDELKKYATKLGMKIDPKWVTGKLAEEIFEHVAQDKLVEPTFVMGYPVDTSPLVRAHRETPGVVEKWDLYVDGFELATGYSELIDPVIQRERLIEQAQLGAKGDLEAMQVDEDFLRAMEFGMPPMGGMGMGVDRLLMALTGLGIRETILFPLVKPEAD
- a CDS encoding amino-acid N-acetyltransferase yields the protein MLVIRPAKTSDVKAIRELVDSYAAPGQMLAKETVTLYEGVQEFTVAELDGKVVGCGALHTLWEDLAEVRTVAVKESLHKQGIGNKLMERIIERAREIGVERIFCLTFQTEFFSRHGFVEIHGTPVDSDVYQQLLRSYDAGVAEFLDLESVKPNTLGNTRMLLNL
- a CDS encoding ATP-dependent Clp protease ATP-binding subunit → MFERFTDRARRVVVLAQEEARMLNHNYIGTEHILLGLIHEGEGVAAKGLESLGISLEGVRAQVEEIIGQGQQAPSGHIPFTPRAKKVLELSLREALQLGHNYIGTEHILLGLIREGEGVAAQVLVKLGADLNRVRQQVIQLLSGYQGKETVAQGGPAEGTPSTSLVLDQFGRNLTAAAREGKLDPVIGRELEIERVMQVLSRRTKNNPVLIGEPGVGKTAVVEGLAQAIAKNDVPETLKDKQLYSLDLGALVAGSRYRGDFEERLKKVLKEIKTRGDIIIFIDEIHTLVGAGAAEGAIDAASILKPMLARGELQTIGATTLDEYRKHIEKDAALERRFQPIQVKEPSVAHTIEILKGLRDRYETHHRVSITDGALAAAANLADRYVSDRFLPDKAIDLIDEAGSRLRIKRMTAPAELRAFDDKIADARKAKESAIDGQDFEGAATLRDKEKTLIQEKQEAEKNWKATDLDKVTEVDEELIAQVLSASTGIPVFKLTEEETARLLRMEDELHRRVIGQDQAIKALSQAIRRTRAGLKDPKRPGGSFIFAGPSGVGKTELSRTLASFLFGDETALIQLDMSEYSERHTASRLFGAPPGYVGYDEGGQLTEKVRRRPFSVVLFDEIEKAHPDIFNSLLQVLEDGRLTDSQGRTVDFKNTVIIMTTNLGTRDISKSLGLGFSNADDDLTNYDRMKGKVQDELKNHFRPEFLNRIDDVIVFHQLTREQIIHIVDLMIANLDERLKAKDMGIELTQAAKDLLALRGYDPLLGARPLRRVIQREIEDSLSERILFNELKAGEIIVVDVEGVDADAKFTFTGSPKVSSPDSPGDLAEAPTA
- a CDS encoding A/G-specific adenine glycosylase, with protein sequence MLEKEIISWFKKNKRDLPWRKTDTWGVLVSEFMLQQTPVNRVLPVYIEWMKRWPTPALLAKATPAQVITAWGRLGYPRRALRLHECAKVITTQYKGVIPREESELRKLPGIGEYTAAALVAFAFSGRSLVLDINIRRLFARIIDGVESPKLSATKDEKSRYEELIPKKDPHLWAAATMELGALVCTSQSPKCGICPVAHECTWRSLDYPKSDLIKRTQSWHGTDRQCRGTVVQALRENDVLTKAQISQLWDVPSQLEKALLTLLDDGLIESRGKNKYSLPRN